CCCGGAAACTCTTTGGCCGCGAGTTCGGAGGCGGAATAGACCGATGCGCCCGCTTCCGACACCACGATTTTGGACAAGTCCAGTTCCGGGTGGCGCTTGATCAGGTCAGCGGCCAGATGGTCGGTTTCGCGCGAAGCCGTACCATTGCCAATGCTGATCAGGCCAACTTTGTGCTTGGAACAGAGCGCGGCGAGTACGGCAATCGACTGATCCCATTGCTTTTTCGGCACATGCGGGTAAATGGTGGCGAAATCCAGCAGTTTGCCGGTAGCGTCTACTACCGCGACTTTGACGCCGGTGCGCAGGCCGGGGTCAAGCCCCAGGGTGGCCCGCGCGCCTGCCGGGGCGGCCAGCAACAAATCCTTGAGGTTAGCGGCGAACACGCGGATGGCTTCGGCTTCAGCCTGTTCGCGCAGGCGCAGGTTGAGGTCGGTGCTGAGGCGGCTGTGCAGCTTCACTTTCCATGTCCAGCGCACGGTATCTAGCAGCCAGCGATCTGCCGCCCTGCCCTGGTCACAGATATGGAAGGCAGCAGCAATTTTATCTTCGCACGGGTGGCTTGCGCCTTCTGCAGTCGGCACATCCAGCTTGAGGTCAAGGATGCCTTCGTTTCGGCCACGGAACAACGCCAGCGCGCGGTGGGAGGGAATCTTGCCAATCGCTTCGGCATAGGCGAAGTAATCGCTGAACTTCTGCCCTTCCTCTTCCTTACCCGGAACCACATTGGATTCAAAACCGCCCTGCTCCCACAGGTATTCGCGCAATTGGCCGCTGAGTTCTGCGTTTTCGGCGAAATCTTCCATCAGGATTTGGCGTGCCCCATCCAGTACTGCCTTGGCGTCAGCGAATTCCATGTCCGGGTTGAGGTACTTCGTAGCTTCGCTTTCGGGGTTAAGCCGTGGGTCAGCCAGCAGTGCTTCCGCCAGTGGCTGGATGCCAGCTTCGCGCGCAATCATCGCCTTGGTGCGGCGCTTGGGCTTGTAGGGCAGGTAAATGTCTTCGAGTTCGGTACGGGTATCCGCGCCCAGCACTTGCTGTTCCAGCTCCGAGGTCAGCTTGCCCTGCTCACGGATGGAATTGAGCACGGTTTCGCGGCGCTTTTCCAGTTCGCGCAGACTACCCAGGCGTGTTTCGAGGAAACGTAGCTGGGTATCGTCGAGGCCTCCGGTCTTTTCCTTGCGGTAGCGGGCAATGAAGGGGACAGTGGAACCTTCGTCCAGTAACTCAACAGCAGCAGCCACCTGCTTTTCCTGCACCGCCAACTCGGTAGCAATGCGTGAGAGGATACTTTGCATACAAAACTCGTTGTTGTGATGGGTGCGGCGCATAATAGCAAAGCTCCCGATGACCGCAAAACAAAGTTGGCCAATGCAATTCTGACAATTTGCTCATTTTTTATAGATTGTACTTATGATATAGAATAATATAACTGATAGAATTTTATATGCAGTTAATTAAACGGTTTGGTGATTACTATCACAGCAAACCTGCCACCCTGTTGCAATAATGAGCCTACAAAGTGGTCAAATGATACGTAAAGACAACACTTCAGCTCAACCTACTGAATCTACAAAACACGGAACGTTGGGCAGTTCGCATCAATCTGGGCTGACTAACTTGAGTGTTGCTAATCAAAGGCTTGCATAACTTTACCAGTTTATTATAAAGGGTCTACTCATGGGTGTATGTTTACATCTAGCCGCCATTTCTGATGCCAATATCGAATGTTTGGGCGATAATCCGTCCCTCATTTGGACGCTTGTCCAGAATGAGCAGCCCGGCACGTCCAATACAA
The sequence above is drawn from the Thiothrix nivea DSM 5205 genome and encodes:
- a CDS encoding Tex family protein, with translation MQSILSRIATELAVQEKQVAAAVELLDEGSTVPFIARYRKEKTGGLDDTQLRFLETRLGSLRELEKRRETVLNSIREQGKLTSELEQQVLGADTRTELEDIYLPYKPKRRTKAMIAREAGIQPLAEALLADPRLNPESEATKYLNPDMEFADAKAVLDGARQILMEDFAENAELSGQLREYLWEQGGFESNVVPGKEEEGQKFSDYFAYAEAIGKIPSHRALALFRGRNEGILDLKLDVPTAEGASHPCEDKIAAAFHICDQGRAADRWLLDTVRWTWKVKLHSRLSTDLNLRLREQAEAEAIRVFAANLKDLLLAAPAGARATLGLDPGLRTGVKVAVVDATGKLLDFATIYPHVPKKQWDQSIAVLAALCSKHKVGLISIGNGTASRETDHLAADLIKRHPELDLSKIVVSEAGASVYSASELAAKEFPGLDVSIRGAVSIARRLQDPLAELVKIDPKSIGVGQYQHDVNQPELARSLDAVVEDCVNAVGVDLNMASAPLLARVSGLNQGIAENIVAFRNENGAFRNRNQLKKVSRLGAKTFEQAAGFLRIRDGEHPLDASAVHPEAYTLVEQIAAVNRQPLQELVGNSEFVSQLKPTDYVTEQFGLPTIRDILAELEKPGRDPRPEFVTATFREGVNELADLQAGMILEGVVTNVANFGAFVDIGVHQDGLVHISQLTNKFIKDPREVVRTGDVVKVRVEEVDVQRKRISLTMRLEPAEKKPVKSSTDSRSKPMGGKPMPNKKPVKEAAPAANSAMGDALAAALAKMRK